DNA from Chitinophaga pendula:
ATAGGATTTTTGAAGAGGTTATTGCTGTTGATTGTTAGCATGGACGCTTGTATAGAGGCGAAGAAGTTGAATTTGAAGCCTAATATTTTCAGGGGGCTGTAGTAGACGGTTTCGGAGCGGAGGTTCAGGCGTTGGTATCCATTGAGTTTGGTGTTACGGTATCCCCATACGCCTCTTTCGTAGTTGATATCGAGGGGGCGGTAAAAGAGTTTATTGGGATTGCCGAGATAGTCTATGGAGGCGAATTGGCGGAACCGGGAATTGCGGAAGGTGATGAGGCGGCTGTAATATTGCAGATTGGCGTGGATGACAGCATCTTCGGAGGTATTATGTTGCCAGAAGCTTCCCAGGCCGAAGGTGACGTTGATGAGGCCTTCGCGTTTGGTTTGCCAAAAGCGCTGTATATCGAAACCTGTATACATGCGGGTACGGCCGAGCCAGGTCTCCCAGCCTGTGGAGGCGGAGACGTTATATCCCAGCGGGATATCTTCCGTTCGACCGAAGCCGAAGAAATGGTGTGTTTTGAAGAAGTCCTGTTTATAGAGTACAAACTGGGCGATATAGAGCCGATGGTTATTATATAATGGGTCGCTGAGGAGGCTTTTTTGGCTTGGCCGCTGCTGGAAGAAAAGGTTGTAGTGTCGCAGCAGCAGCGCCATACTGGGCCGGTCGACGGCTTTTCCATTGTGGCCATATCGATTGAAGAAGTTGTATCCTACCCAGGCGTCAATGACGCTGTATCGGTAATCGCGGAATTGGCTATCGGGGCGGTTCCAGGCATTGATAGAGAAGCTGGTGGCTAGGCTCAGGCCCCCTATGACTTTAGAGGAGCTGCGGTAGAGGGGCCGGTTGAAACTGACGTAATAGGAACCTTCATAGGTACCGGTATCCAGCGGCATATAGTTGTTCAACGTGGTATAGCCGGCGCTGGCATCGATGAAGGTGCCCCCTATGTTGTATTTATTATATCTTATTTCTGTATTCCATTGCGGGGTGTAGCTTTTATGCCAGGCGCCCCCTACTTTAAGGCCCTGAGCGGCGCCGAACAAGTTATTATTATATACGCCAGCCTGGACGGCGGAGGTACTTACCTGGGATACGTCGACACCATATTCAAATACGTCTTTGGTGACGATGAGGAGGTCAACGGAATCGGGATGTGCGCCGGCATTAATGATATAGATACGGGCATCCTGGATGAAGGGGCGGTTACGCAGATAACGTTCATTGTCTGCCAATACGAAAGCGCTGATGGTATCGTGTTCGCGAAAGAACAATGACTGCCGGATCACCCATTCTTCTGTTTTGAAGTGAAGCCTGTTGGCCAGGTGGATCAGCTTCATGGAGGTGGTGAAAGAGGTATCATTGATATTCCTTGGACCAAATACGGGCACCTGGCGGTAGTAGATATCTCTTATGACGCGTCCGGAAAAGCGGGTGAAAAACTCTTCACTTTTGAGGAGAGAGCTATCGAATTCTGCCGGTTCGGGTACGTTTTGTCGGGTGACGGCGCGGATCAGCGAGTCCCGGTATGGTTTTCTCCGTAGGGAGTCGCGATAGTCTCTGATACGCTGGAAGATGCTCCTGGGTTTGGGTAGTGTATCGTTGAGGGATATGGTAGTAAAGTGGAAGAAAGCGGTATCGGAAGTAGGGTTTGCCTGTAAATTGAAAACTGACAGCAGGCAGCTGCTGATCATAAGGGCAAATAATATATTATATAGTCTAGGCAATCTGGCGGTCTCTTAATAAAAAATACCCGTTCTCATATCATGCAGGCAAAGCAAATACTATACCTCCCCTGTCTGGTATATAGAACGGTGAGCGTGTAACAGTTATTCGCCTAATGTAAAGAAAATATTTAAATAACAAATAAGGCATTCCCGTTCCAAGACGAGAATGCCTTTGTTTATTGTTAAGACATGACATCAGCCGGCTATCTTCTAAAGAGTCCTCCGATCAGGGAAAGCAGGAACAATACGATAAAGATGTAGAATAATATTTTGGCTATTGCGGCTGCGCCTGCGGCAATACCGCCGAAGCCGAACACGGCTGCGATGATCGCGATAATG
Protein-coding regions in this window:
- a CDS encoding DUF1328 family protein → MLRYALIFFIIAIIAAVFGFGGIAAGAAAIAKILFYIFIVLFLLSLIGGLFRR